Proteins encoded by one window of Manihot esculenta cultivar AM560-2 chromosome 10, M.esculenta_v8, whole genome shotgun sequence:
- the LOC110624069 gene encoding DNA-directed RNA polymerases II, IV and V subunit 11 isoform X2, with protein MNAPDRYERFVVPEGTKKVSYEGDTKIINAASFTVEREDHTIGNILRMQLHRDENVLFAGYKLPHPLQYKIIVRIHTTSQSSPMQAYNQAINDLDKELDHLKNAFEAEMAKFSQDY; from the exons ATGAATGCTCCCGACCGCTACGAGAGATTCGTCGTTCCAGAGGGCACTAAAAA GGTTTCTTACGAGGGAGACACGAAAATCATAAATGCGGCGTCGTTTACTGTAGAGAGAGAGGATCACACAATTGGCAATATTCTTCGCAT gcAGTTGCACAGAGACGAAAATGTCCTCTTTGCTGGCTATAAACTTCCTCATCCTCTCcagtataaaattattgttagG ATTCACACGACTAGCCAGTCTTCACCTATGCAAGCATATAACCAGGCCATCAATGATCTAGACAAGGAACTTGACCATTTGAAGAATGCATTTGAG GCT
- the LOC110624069 gene encoding DNA-directed RNA polymerases II, IV and V subunit 11 isoform X1, giving the protein MLPTATRDSSFQRALKIIILARVSYEGDTKIINAASFTVEREDHTIGNILRMQLHRDENVLFAGYKLPHPLQYKIIVRIHTTSQSSPMQAYNQAINDLDKELDHLKNAFEAEMAKFSQDY; this is encoded by the exons ATGCTCCCGACCGCTACGAGAGATTCGTCGTTCCAGAGGGCACTAAAAA TAATTATCCTTGCTAGGGTTTCTTACGAGGGAGACACGAAAATCATAAATGCGGCGTCGTTTACTGTAGAGAGAGAGGATCACACAATTGGCAATATTCTTCGCAT gcAGTTGCACAGAGACGAAAATGTCCTCTTTGCTGGCTATAAACTTCCTCATCCTCTCcagtataaaattattgttagG ATTCACACGACTAGCCAGTCTTCACCTATGCAAGCATATAACCAGGCCATCAATGATCTAGACAAGGAACTTGACCATTTGAAGAATGCATTTGAG GCT
- the LOC110624753 gene encoding uncharacterized protein LOC110624753, giving the protein MAFHVACPITCRRICFCSLGFPRDLHTSKSKTEFLLQVSRIDEFLKDPLGIRDSKEESTVQVLVPKVEPVPAAPALTFGVAGDGGGGGGGGGGVVGDDLGEEASAQTKRVALQRKAAAAMVAAEDYARRFESGDLAVGSNGATGEEQGLSNTNIMCRMCFSGETEGSERARRMLSCKSCGKKYHRSCLKAWAQHRDLFHWSSWTCPSCRICEICRRTGDPNKFMFCKRCDGAYHCYCQHPPHKNVSSGPYLCPKHTRCHSCGSSVPGNGLSVRWFLGYTCCDACGRLFVKGNYCPVCLKVYRDSESTPMVCCDICQRWVHCSCDGISDEKYLQFQVDGNLQYKCATCRGECYQVKDLEDAVQELWRRRDKADQGLIASLRAAAGLPTQEDIFSISPYSDDEENGPVTLKNEFGRSLKLSLKGLVDKSPKKSKEYGKKSASKKTARKKSSQMSLINKTEPHQHDIRSSGHSLDENNNDDSDSHKKGGYSSPVAGIVNRAEGICSVNQTSVLKHKFVDEVMVSDGEKTSRIVKIKNNKSCDLNSGDDTEEQANKLKAVKAKKLVINLGARKINVTNSPRSDASSCQRDQDLTTSNGSEDAGQHGLSDGFVGDRHEGATAFGIGDGDIVDHSSQVGSLKFPRIKFGKVKSETSNLNPKFDRVNADGYEAIPLDHTSVPSVKRSIDSSGTAMGPVGEVPALKSNKVSLGKQPEARRPETHTESNDDSSDTPILQSLPKDSKFSLKLRIKKPNLLNQYTRKPLPEEEKSSIRGQRSKRKRPSSLMEKTLLNEGEDVAQSHQDSEMMEASWILKKLGKDAIGKRVEVHQPSDNSWHKGAVSDVIEHTSILSVALDDGTVKTLELGKQAVRFVPQKQKRSKT; this is encoded by the exons ATGGCCTTTCACGTAGCTTGCCCAATTACATG TCGCCGGATTTGCTTCTGCTCGCTAGGGTTTCCGCGAGATCTCCACACCTCGAAATCCAAAACTGAGTTTCTGCTTCAGGTTTCGAGAATTGACGAGTTTTTGAAGGATCCTTTGGGAATTAGGGATTCTAAGGAGGAGTCTACTGTTCAGGTCCTTGTTCCTAAGGTTGAACCTGTTCCCGCGGCGCCTGCTCTGACTTTTGGTGTTGCTGGagatggaggaggaggaggtggtggtggtggtggagttgTTGGTGATGATTTGGGAGAGGAGGCCTCTGCTCAGACCAAGCGTGTTGCGCTTCAGAGAAAGGCAGCTGCTGCTATGGTTGCTGCTGAGGATTATGCCCGCCGGTTTGAGTCTGGTGATTTGGCG gtTGGCTCAAATGGTGCTACTGGAGAAGAGCAAGGTCTGTCCAACACAAATATAATGTGCCGAATGTGCTTTTCGGGTGAAACTGAAGGAAGTGAAAGGGCAAGGAGGATGCTTTCCTGCAAAAGTTGTGGCAAGAAGTATCATAGGAGCTGTTTGAAAGCATGGGCTCAACATAGAG ATTTATTTCACTGGAGTTCGTGGACCTGTCCATCGTGCAGAATCTGTGAG ATATGCCGAAGAACTGGGGATCCTAATAAGTTTATGTTTTGCAAAAGGTGTGATGGTGCATACCATTGTTACTGCCAACATCCTCCACACAAG AATGTGAGTTCTGGACCATATTTATGCCCTAAACATACAAGGTGTCACAGCTGTGGATCTTCTGTTCCAGGAAATGGTCTAAGTGTGAG GTGGTTTCTGGGGTACACTTGCTGTGATGCTTGTGGAAGATTGTTTGTGAAGGGAAATTATTGCCCTGTTTGTTTAAAG GTTTATAGAGATTCAGAGTCAACACCAATGGTTTGCTGTGATATCTGTCAGCGGTGGGTGCACTGCAGTTGTGATGGGATTAG TGATGAAAAATATCTACAGTTTCAAGTGGATGGAAACCTCCAATACAAATGTGCCACATGTCGTGGAGAGTGCTACCAG GTAAAGGACCTTGAAGATGCTGTCCAAGAGCTGTGGAGGAGACGAGATAAGGCTGACCAAGGTCTAATTGCAAGCTTGAGGGCTGCTGCTGGGTTGCCAACACAAGAAGATATATTTTCTATTTCACCTTATTCAGATGATGAAGAAAATGGTCCAGTGACGCTAAAGAATGAGTTTGGACGTTCTTTAAAGCTCTCCCTCAAGGGGCTAGTTGATAAGTCACCAAAAAAGAGCAAGGAATATGGAAAGAAATCTGCTAGTAAGAAAACTGCCAGGAAAAAAAGCTCTCAGATGTCTCTAATTAATAAGACAGAACCACATCAGCACGACATTCGATCTTCTGGACACAGTTTGGATGAAAACAATAATGATGACAGTGATTCTCATAAAAAGGGAGGATATTCTTCTCCTGTGGCAGGAATTGTGAACCGTGCTGAAGGAATTTGCTCGGTTAATCAGACGAGTGTTTTGAAACATAAGTTTGTAGATGAGGTTATGGTAAGTGATGGAGAGAAGACATCTAGGATTGTTAAGATTAAGAATAACAAATCTTGTGATTTGAATAGTGGTGATGATACTGAAGAGCAGGCTAACAAGTTGAAAGCTGTGAAGGCAAAGAAGTTGGTTATAAATCTAGGTGcaagaaaaataaatgtaaCTAATTCACCAAGATCTGATGCTTCAAGCTGCCAAAGAGATCAAGATCTGACAACTTCCAATG GAAGTGAAGATGCAGGCCAGCATGGACTGAGTGATGGGTTTGTCGGGGATAGACATGAAGGTGCTACTGCATTTGGAATTGGCGATG GTGACATCGTTGATCACTCTAGCCAAGTAGGAAGTTTGAAGTTTCCACGCATCAAGTTTGGAAAAGTGAAATCTGAAACTTCCAACTTAAATCCCAAATTTGACAGAGTGAATGCAGATGGATATGAAGCCATTCCTTTAGATCATACAAGTGTTCCGTCGGTAAAAAGAAGCATTGATTCAAGTGGGACTGCAATGGGGCCTGTAGGTGAAGTCCCTGCTTTAAAAAGCAACAAGGTATCTTTAGGGAAGCAACCAGAAGCCAGGCGGCCTGAGACACATACTGAAAGCAATGATGATTCTAGTGACACACCTATTTTGCAATCACTGCCAAAAGATTCCAAATTTTCATTGAAGTTAAGGATTAAAAAACCTAATCTTCTAAACCAGTATACTCGAAAGCCTCTTCCTGAGGAAGAAAAGAGTTCCATAAGGGGCCAAAGGTCAAAAAGAAAGAGACCATCAAGCTTGATGGAGAAAACACTTCTTAATGAAGGTGAAGATGTCGCACAGTCACATCAAGACAGTGAGATGATGGAAGCTAGTTGGATATTGAAAAAGTTGGGTAAAGATGCAATTGGAAAGAGAGTTGAAGTTCATCAGCCATCTGACAATTCATG GCATAAAGGAGCTGTCTCTGACGTGATCGAACACACTTCAATATTATCTGTTGCACTGGATGATGGTACAGTAAAAACCTTGGAACTTGGGAAGCAAGCGGTTCGCTTTGTTCCACAAAAGCAAAAAAGGTCAAAAACATGA